A window of the Nycticebus coucang isolate mNycCou1 chromosome 3, mNycCou1.pri, whole genome shotgun sequence genome harbors these coding sequences:
- the DUSP6 gene encoding dual specificity protein phosphatase 6 gives MIDTLRPVPFASEMAISKTVAWLNEQLELGNERLLLMDCRPQELYESSHIESAINVAIPGIMLRRLQKGNLPVRALFTRGEDRDRFTRRCGTDTVVLYDESSSDWNENTGGESVLGLLLKKLKDEGCRAFYLEGGFTKFQAEFSLHCETNLDGSCGSSSPPLPVLGLGGLRISSDSSSDIESDLDRDPNSATDSDGSPLSNSQPSFPVEILPFLYLGCAKDSTNLDVLEEFGIKYILNVTPNLPNLFENAGEFKYKQIPISDHWSQNLSQFFPEAISFIDEARGKNCGVLVHCLAGISRSVTVTVAYLMQKLNLSMNDAYDIVKMKKSNISPNFNFMGQLLDFERTLGLSSPCDNRVPSQQLYFTTPSNQNVYQVDSLQST, from the exons ATGATAGATACGCTCAGACCCGTGCCCTTCGCGTCCGAAATGGCGATTAGCAAGACGGTGGCGTGGCTCAACGAGCAGCTGGAGCTGGGCAACGAGCGGCTGCTGCTGATGGACTGCCGGCCGCAGGAGCTGTACGAGTCGTCGCACATAGAGTCGGCCATCAACGTGGCCATCCCGGGCATCATGCTGCGGCGGCTGCAGAAGGGCAACCTGCCCGTGCGCGCGCTCTTCACGCGCGGCGAGGACCGGGACCGGTTCACCCGGCGCTGCGGCACTGACACGGTGGTGCTCTACGACGAGAGCAGCAGCGACTGGAACGAGAACACAGGCGGCGAGTCGGTGCTCGGGCTGTTGCTCAAGAAGCTCAAGGACGAGGGCTGCCGGGCGTTCTACCTTGAAG GTGGCTTCACTAAGTTCCAAGCCGAGTTCTCCCTGCACTGTGAGACCAACCTAGACGGCTCGTGCGGCAGCAGCTCGCCGCCGTTGCCAGTGCTGGGGCTCGGGGGCCTGCGGATCAGCTCTGACTCGTCCTCGGACATTGAGTCCGACCTTGACCGAGACCCCAATAGCGCAACGGACTCGGACGGCAGCCCGCTGTCCAACAGCCAACCTTCCTTCCCGGTGGAGATCTTGCCCTTCCTCTACTTGGGCTGTGCCAAGGACTCCACCAACTTGGACGTTCTGGAGGAGTTCGGCATCAAATACATCTTGAACGTCACCCCTAATTTGCCGAATCTCTTTGAGAATGCGGGAGAGTTTAAATACAAGCAAATCCCTATCTCGGATCACTGGAGCCAAAACCTGTCCCAGTTTTTCCCTGAGGCCATTTCTTTCATAG ATGAAGCTCGGGGGAAAAACTGTGGCGTCTTGGTGCACTGCTTGGCTGGCATAAGCCGCTCAGTCACTGTGACCGTGGCTTACCTTATGCAGAAGCTGAATCTGTCAATGAACGATGCCTATGACATTGTCAAGATGAAGAAGTCCAACATCTCCCCTAACTTCAACTTCATGGGCCAGCTGCTGGACTTCGAGAGGACGCTGGGACTCAGCAGCCCTTGTGACAACCGGGTTCCATCACAGCAGCTGTATTTTACCACCCCCTCCAACCAGAACGTCTACCAGGTGGACTCCCTGCAATCCACGTGA